Proteins encoded by one window of Bactrocera oleae isolate idBacOlea1 chromosome 4, idBacOlea1, whole genome shotgun sequence:
- the Fatp3 gene encoding long-chain fatty acid transport protein 4 isoform X1 — MYILNSQKFCNYELIKEIGHFKLNTMQILLELNFRQRNSTRVVILLFGLFAFILFKDSTKGCLFLGAALALMFRNPTYVYAFGTTVKRDIIAGYRFLRMNIFIMHMERNQWTIARIFQERVKKHPKKPCFIMDDRSLSFQWIENHTNKVGAYFKSQGLKHGDCVALIMETRPEFVCLWLGLSKIGVVTALINSNLRCDSLLHSIKVSKANIIVFGTELSKALEEIHDEVEIKTLPIYQFSDEEQRDNDNFKLFKGAIDLSAALELQPIEDLSADIAACSTMDKLLFVYTSGTTGLPKAAVINNLRYLFMASGIYHMLSLNVSDAIYTALPLYHTAGGIVGVGNALIHGCTIVMRKKFSASNFWKDCIKYNCTVAQYIGELCRYLLSTSPKPEDTQHRLRLMYGNGLRPQIWSQFVSRFNIQHIGEVYGSTEGNSNLANVTNQVGAVGFVPLIVRYLYPVQIIKCEEETGEPIRNTSGYCQRCSPGETGLLVGKVNPKRAVTAFNGYADREASEKKLLRNVFSSGDIFFNSGDMVVVDILGYFYFKDRTGDTFRWRGENVATQEVEANITNVIGLKDCVVYGVDIPYVEGKAGMAAIVDPDRKVDMQHLSAGVRGSLPAYARPLFVRLMNDIPRTATFKLKKIELSREAFDIRRIKDPIYYLNKDGIYRLLSEKQFEDLLQGKAGL, encoded by the exons attttaaattaaacacCATGCAAATATTGTTGGAGTTGAATTTTAGACAACGCAACTCCACCCGTGTGGTCATACTTCTTTTTGGATTGTTCGCATTCATATTGTTCAAAGACAGTACTAAGGGATGTCTGTTTTTGGGCGCTGCATTGGCATTAATGTTTAGGAACCCGACGTATGTGTACGCTTTCGGGACTACGGTTAAGCGTGATATTAt AGCTGGATATCGTTTTCTTAGAATGAACATCTTCATTATGCATATGGAACGAAATCAATGGACAATAGCGCGCATATTTCAAGAACGCGTGAAGAAGCACCCGAAAAAGCCATGTTTTATAATGGACGATCGATCGCTTAGTTTTCAGTGGATAGAGAACCATACAAACAAAGTAGGTGCATATTTCAAATCACAAGGCCTGAAACATGGTGATTGTGTAGCTCTAATCATGGAGACCAGACCCGAGTTTGTGTGCTTGTGGCTTGGTCTCTCAAAGATCGGTGTCGTAACAGCTTTAATTAATTCAAATCTGCGATGCGATAGCTTACTGCATTCCATCAAAGTATCAAAAGCCAACATAATAGTTTTTGGAACAGAGCTCAGTAAGGCTTTGGAAGAAATCCACGATGAGGTGGAAATCAAAACCTTGCCAATTTATCAATTTAGTGATGAAGAACAACGAGATAATGataattttaagctttttaaag GTGCTATTGATCTAAGCGCCGCCCTAGAGCTACAACCAATCGAGGATCTGAGCGCGGACATTGCTGCTTGCAGTACAATGGACAAATTATTATTCGTATATACCTCTGGCACTACGGGATTACCAAAGGCAgcagtaataaataatttacg ATATCTATTTATGGCTAGCGGAATCTATCATATGCTATCTCTTAACGTTAGCGACGCTATTTATACTGCGTTGCCACTGTATCACACGGCTGGAGGTATTGTCGGGGTGGGAAATGCTCTAATTCATGGCTGTACCATTGTCATGCGAAAAAAGTTTTCAGCATCAAATTTCTGGAAGGATTGCATTAAATATAATTGCACTGTAGCTCAATATATTGGTGAATTGTGTCGGTATCTGTTGTCCACTTCACCAAAACCGGAAGATACACAACACCGACTACGCTTGATGTACGGCAATGGGTTGCGTCCACAAATTTGGTCACAATTCGTATCAAGGTTTAATATTCAGCATATTGGCGAGGTCTACGGCTCTACAGAGGGCAATTCCAATCTCG CCAATGTCACCAATCAAGTAGGTGCTGTGGGTTTCGTGCCACTAATTGTGCGTTACCTCTATCCAGTGCAGATCATTAAATGTGAAGAGGAAACTGGCGAGCCCATTCGCAATACGAGTGGGTATTGCCAAAGATGTTCGCCGGGAGAGACAGGTTTACTCGTTGGTAAAGTGAATCCTAAACGCGCGGTGACTGCATTCAATGGGTATGCCGACAGAGAAGCATCCGAGAAGAAATTGCTGCGAAATGTATTCAGCTCAGGGGATATCTTCTTTAATTCTGGCGATATGGTAGTTGTAGACATCCTCGGTTATTTCTACTTCAAAGATCGTACTGGTGATACATTCCGTTGGCGTGGCGAAAATGTCGCAACACAAGAAGTGGAAGCGAATATTACTAACGTGATTGGTCTAAAAGATTGTGTTGTTTATGGGGTGGAT ATTCCCTACGTTGAAGGCAAAgctggtatggcagctatagttgATCCTGATCGCAAAGTGGACATGCAACATCTATCAGCTGGCGTTCGGGGCAGTTTGCCAGCCTATGCGCGACCGCTTTTTGTTAGATTAATGAACGATATACCACGCACCGCTACTTTTAAACTGAAGAAAATAGAGCTTTCCAGAGAAGCTTTCGATATTCGTCGAATCAAAGATCCGATATATTACTTGAACAAAGATGGTATATATCGTTTGTTGTCGGAGAAACAGTTTGAAGATCTTTTGCAGGGCAAAGCCGGACTGTAG
- the Fatp3 gene encoding long-chain fatty acid transport protein 4 isoform X2: MQILLELNFRQRNSTRVVILLFGLFAFILFKDSTKGCLFLGAALALMFRNPTYVYAFGTTVKRDIIAGYRFLRMNIFIMHMERNQWTIARIFQERVKKHPKKPCFIMDDRSLSFQWIENHTNKVGAYFKSQGLKHGDCVALIMETRPEFVCLWLGLSKIGVVTALINSNLRCDSLLHSIKVSKANIIVFGTELSKALEEIHDEVEIKTLPIYQFSDEEQRDNDNFKLFKGAIDLSAALELQPIEDLSADIAACSTMDKLLFVYTSGTTGLPKAAVINNLRYLFMASGIYHMLSLNVSDAIYTALPLYHTAGGIVGVGNALIHGCTIVMRKKFSASNFWKDCIKYNCTVAQYIGELCRYLLSTSPKPEDTQHRLRLMYGNGLRPQIWSQFVSRFNIQHIGEVYGSTEGNSNLANVTNQVGAVGFVPLIVRYLYPVQIIKCEEETGEPIRNTSGYCQRCSPGETGLLVGKVNPKRAVTAFNGYADREASEKKLLRNVFSSGDIFFNSGDMVVVDILGYFYFKDRTGDTFRWRGENVATQEVEANITNVIGLKDCVVYGVDIPYVEGKAGMAAIVDPDRKVDMQHLSAGVRGSLPAYARPLFVRLMNDIPRTATFKLKKIELSREAFDIRRIKDPIYYLNKDGIYRLLSEKQFEDLLQGKAGL, from the exons ATGCAAATATTGTTGGAGTTGAATTTTAGACAACGCAACTCCACCCGTGTGGTCATACTTCTTTTTGGATTGTTCGCATTCATATTGTTCAAAGACAGTACTAAGGGATGTCTGTTTTTGGGCGCTGCATTGGCATTAATGTTTAGGAACCCGACGTATGTGTACGCTTTCGGGACTACGGTTAAGCGTGATATTAt AGCTGGATATCGTTTTCTTAGAATGAACATCTTCATTATGCATATGGAACGAAATCAATGGACAATAGCGCGCATATTTCAAGAACGCGTGAAGAAGCACCCGAAAAAGCCATGTTTTATAATGGACGATCGATCGCTTAGTTTTCAGTGGATAGAGAACCATACAAACAAAGTAGGTGCATATTTCAAATCACAAGGCCTGAAACATGGTGATTGTGTAGCTCTAATCATGGAGACCAGACCCGAGTTTGTGTGCTTGTGGCTTGGTCTCTCAAAGATCGGTGTCGTAACAGCTTTAATTAATTCAAATCTGCGATGCGATAGCTTACTGCATTCCATCAAAGTATCAAAAGCCAACATAATAGTTTTTGGAACAGAGCTCAGTAAGGCTTTGGAAGAAATCCACGATGAGGTGGAAATCAAAACCTTGCCAATTTATCAATTTAGTGATGAAGAACAACGAGATAATGataattttaagctttttaaag GTGCTATTGATCTAAGCGCCGCCCTAGAGCTACAACCAATCGAGGATCTGAGCGCGGACATTGCTGCTTGCAGTACAATGGACAAATTATTATTCGTATATACCTCTGGCACTACGGGATTACCAAAGGCAgcagtaataaataatttacg ATATCTATTTATGGCTAGCGGAATCTATCATATGCTATCTCTTAACGTTAGCGACGCTATTTATACTGCGTTGCCACTGTATCACACGGCTGGAGGTATTGTCGGGGTGGGAAATGCTCTAATTCATGGCTGTACCATTGTCATGCGAAAAAAGTTTTCAGCATCAAATTTCTGGAAGGATTGCATTAAATATAATTGCACTGTAGCTCAATATATTGGTGAATTGTGTCGGTATCTGTTGTCCACTTCACCAAAACCGGAAGATACACAACACCGACTACGCTTGATGTACGGCAATGGGTTGCGTCCACAAATTTGGTCACAATTCGTATCAAGGTTTAATATTCAGCATATTGGCGAGGTCTACGGCTCTACAGAGGGCAATTCCAATCTCG CCAATGTCACCAATCAAGTAGGTGCTGTGGGTTTCGTGCCACTAATTGTGCGTTACCTCTATCCAGTGCAGATCATTAAATGTGAAGAGGAAACTGGCGAGCCCATTCGCAATACGAGTGGGTATTGCCAAAGATGTTCGCCGGGAGAGACAGGTTTACTCGTTGGTAAAGTGAATCCTAAACGCGCGGTGACTGCATTCAATGGGTATGCCGACAGAGAAGCATCCGAGAAGAAATTGCTGCGAAATGTATTCAGCTCAGGGGATATCTTCTTTAATTCTGGCGATATGGTAGTTGTAGACATCCTCGGTTATTTCTACTTCAAAGATCGTACTGGTGATACATTCCGTTGGCGTGGCGAAAATGTCGCAACACAAGAAGTGGAAGCGAATATTACTAACGTGATTGGTCTAAAAGATTGTGTTGTTTATGGGGTGGAT ATTCCCTACGTTGAAGGCAAAgctggtatggcagctatagttgATCCTGATCGCAAAGTGGACATGCAACATCTATCAGCTGGCGTTCGGGGCAGTTTGCCAGCCTATGCGCGACCGCTTTTTGTTAGATTAATGAACGATATACCACGCACCGCTACTTTTAAACTGAAGAAAATAGAGCTTTCCAGAGAAGCTTTCGATATTCGTCGAATCAAAGATCCGATATATTACTTGAACAAAGATGGTATATATCGTTTGTTGTCGGAGAAACAGTTTGAAGATCTTTTGCAGGGCAAAGCCGGACTGTAG